The following are encoded in a window of Plectropomus leopardus isolate mb chromosome 23, YSFRI_Pleo_2.0, whole genome shotgun sequence genomic DNA:
- the LOC121962078 gene encoding zinc finger protein 37-like isoform X3: MFYWMKRSGGGSEPLDGLGDMSKAEILRGIVTEKLSTAGQEILAVVERTLAGYEEEALGFRREIARQRRQLELLLQPRVKLERKAVNSDLESHEVVVLSDGEEEEQEEEQEEQTGDKRRITTSKTHLCAGVEDSRSLDLLWFDDDDEDIDDGGDEEQQLRREDLKDPDFQITSRLISPRVQSGRRKPGRPRKSDTQSHVDLRVCILEDSRTDVLSSTVYRKHPLQQVRCPRHLQEADFLDLLRSTFPQLDRKPFDVFTTNRGKRLQPLRVKTLTPAEICRSSGNSALYIRPKSDLGSVSPSGDDPRSSGENLRPRLRDDDSPSASAAASADETDTNSRLSSPRVQSERRRRGRPRLGEEPTHHLLKVCMLEEPRSDRPSRRVLTKSSVQEVRCPRGLQEKDFLDLLRSSFPQLAGGDKPFDVFKSDRSRKLHRVKVQSMTPEEIFRSSRSACAEKTLLYIRLKTGEEEEEEEEEELQLVQRNDDVSSDSPFTDAIKSDAAEISSSAVPRADGTGEDVQQRDTEPAADEDAAESQADSSDVGDEALDGDKVLDGDKVLDGDGDWKPKKKKKRGREASDVEGEAVASDKIPCKVCGVWYRILGSLIKHAWSHLEEGHHVCGVCGERFESVDELKSHLRKYQKTHECSYCRKSFFTVTGLKCHTTVHTGNRPFKCDVCNKAFPHMSGLSVHRWVHVDDKPHKCHVCPKAFGLKAQLRAHAKVHTGRDKYHCNLCSKSFNDLRSLTRHKATHSGERRYSCGVCGKRFKLPGTLKSHEKTHTVRERPFLCHVCCKTFISNCSLTTHMKTHSGERPFVCTVCGKGFISNGELKAHTRVHTGEAPYGCSECGRYFKRKSHLNNHVRSHLGIKLFVCTVCGKPCSRQEHLTVHMRTHNGERPYQCDVCDKAFTQSHCLKTHMRSHQAEDTPPLNAPSS, from the exons ATGTTTTACTGGATGAAGAGGAGCGGCGGCGGCTCGGAGCCTCTGGACGGGCTCGGTGACATGTCCAAGGCCGAGATACTGAGGGGGATCGTCACGGAGAAGCTGTCCACCGCCGGGCAGGAGATCCTGGCGGTGGTGGAGAGGACGCTGGCCGGGTACGAGGAGGAGGCTCTGGGCTTCAGACGGGAGATCGCCCGGCAGAGGAGACAGCTGGAGCTCCTGCTGCAGCCTCGGGTCAAACTGGAGAGGAAAG CCGTAAACTCGGACCTGGAGAGCCACGAGGTCGTCGTTTTGAGCgacggggaggaggaggagcaggaggaggagcaggaggagcagacag GCGATAAACGCCGGATCACCACATCAAAGACTCACCTGTGTGCAGGTGTGGAGGACTCCAGGAGCCTGGACCTGCTGTGGTTCGACGACGACGACGAGGATATCGATGACGGAGGTGatgaagagcagcagctgagacgAGAAGATCTGAAGGACCCCGATTTCCAAATCACATCAAG GTTAATTTCCCCCAGAGTTCAGTCTGGCAGGAGGAAGCCCGGCAGGCCTCGTAAAAGCGACACACAGAGCCACGTGGACCTGAGAGTCTGCATCCTGGAGGACTCTCGGACCGACGTGCTCTCCAGCACGG TGTACAGGAAGCACCCGCTGCAGCAGGTCAGGTGTCCCCGTCACCTGCAGGAGGCGGACTTCCTGGACCTGCTGAGGTCCACCTTCCCTCAGCTGGACCGCAAACCGTTTGACGTCTTCACGACCAACAGAGGGAAGAGGCTGCAGCCGCTCCGCGTCAAGACGCTGACGCCCGCCGAGATCTGCAGGAGCTCCGGAAACTCCGCCCTCTACATCCGCCCGAAG agcGATTTGGGATCCGTGTCGCCGAGCGGAGACGATCCTCGGAGCAGCGGGGAAAACCTTCGACCTCGGCTGAGAGACGATGACTCTCCGTCCGCCTCTGCCGCCGCGTCGGCCGATGAAACCGACACAAACTCCAG GTTATCGTCTCCCAGAGTTCAGTCTGAGAGGAGGAGGCGCGGCAGGCCTCGCCTCGGAGAGGAGCCCACTCACCACCTCCTCAAAGTCTGCATGCTGGAGGAGCCGCGGTCAGACCGGCCGTCACGCAGAG tgctGACCAAGTCCTCGGTGCAGGAGGTCAGGTGTCCCCGCGGCCTGCAGGAGAAGGACTTCCTGGACCTCCTGCGGTCCTCCTTCCCTCAGCTGGCCGGAGGCGACAAACCGTTCGACGTCTTCAAGTCGGATCGCAGCCGAAAACTCCACCGAGTCAAAGTGCAGTCGATGACGCCGGAGGAGATCTTCAGGAGCAGCAGGTCTGCGTGCGCCGAGAAGACGCTCCTCTACATCCGACTCAAG accggagaggaggaggaggaggaggaggaggaggagcttcAGCTTGTTCAGAGAAACGATGATGTCAGCAGTGACTCTCCGTTCACCGACGCCATAAAAAGTGACGCAGCCGAGATCAGCTCAAG CGCTGTTCCTCGTGCAGACGGTACCGGAGAGGACGTCCAGCAGCGGGACACGGAACCAGCTGCTGATGAAGACGCCGCTGAGAGCCAGGCGGACTCTAGCGATGTCGGAGACGAGGCGTTGGACGGAGACAAGGTGTTGGACGGAGACAAGGTGTTGGACGGAGACGGTGACTGGAagccaaagaagaagaagaagagagggcgTGAGGCCTCAGACGTGGAAGGCGAGGCGGTGGCGAGCGATAAAATCCCGTGTAAAGTGTGCGGCGTTTGGTACCGGATCCTCGGCAGCCTGATCAAACACGCGTGGAGCCACCTGGAGGAGGGGCATCATGTGTGCGGCGTGTGCGGCGAGCGTTTCGAGTCCGTGGACGAGCTGAAGTCGCACCTGAGAAAATACCAGAAAACTCACGAGTGCTCGTACTGCAGGAAGTCGTTCTTCACCGTCACCGGCCTCAAGTGCCACACCACCGTGCACACGGGGAACCGGCCGTTCAAGTGTGACGTGTGCAACAAGGCGTTCCCTCACATGTCGGGGCTGAGCGTGCACCGCTGGGTCCACGTGGACGACAAACCGCACAAGTGTCACGTGTGCCCGAAGGCGTTCGGCCTGAAGGCGCAGCTCCGCGCTCACGCGAAGGTGCACACGGGCCGAGACAAGTACCACTGCAACCTGTGCAGCAAGTCCTTCAACGACCTGCGCTCGCTGACTCGCCACAAGGCCACGCACTCGGGGGAGCGGCGCTACAGCTGCGGCGTCTGCGGGAAGCGTTTCAAACTGCCCGGCACGCTCAAGTCTCACGAGAAGACGCACACGGTGAGAGAGCGGCCGTTCCTCTGCCACGTCTGCTGCAAGACCTTCATCTCCAACTGCAGCCTGACCACGCACATGAAGACGCACAGCGGCGAGCGCCCCTTCGTCTGCACCGTCTGCGGCAAAGGCTTCATATCCAACGGCGAGCTCAAGGCGCACACGCGCGTGCACACCGGCGAGGCGCCGTACGGCTGCTCCGAGTGCGGCCGCTATTTCAAACGCAAGAGTCACCTGAACAACCACGTGAGGAGCCACCTGGGCATCAAACTGTTCGTCTGCACCGTCTGCGGGAAGCCGTGCTCGCGGCAGGAGCACCTGACGGTCCACATGAGGACGCACAACGGCGAGCGGCCGTACCAGTGCGACGTCTGCGACAAGGCGTTCACGCAGAGCCActgtctgaaaacacacatgagGAGCCACCAGGCCGAAGACACGCCGCCGCTGAACGCGCCCTCGTCCTGA
- the LOC121962132 gene encoding LOW QUALITY PROTEIN: ceramide-1-phosphate transfer protein-like (The sequence of the model RefSeq protein was modified relative to this genomic sequence to represent the inferred CDS: deleted 1 base in 1 codon), producing the protein MVLLRRTALLRLLLLAAMLALLLFVSSFWLPQGGISECGSAWQPCLSFYRLQPEPPSVPTGRAGAGEAPPLIKECPGQSFQARRLLRHLKSSLTDADDVLLEPYLQSWDQLLNFMESLGTMVSFFSQKVKEKVVLIRRLTLKNSTEAHGKRGPSDSSRLQPPASFGLKTGAYRSVRSMVGAELKAGVVDFFERTDSGCRTLLRLHRSLLWVKLMLEGLTDGPDADGRYKTPGELGRDAYRVALAPHHPWMLRQAAEVVFLALPDRQYFLQLVCVQSQEEATPVLHVIIDALTLVHTQTQTILAEHGMLELP; encoded by the exons CTCAGGGCGGCATCAGTGAATGTGGCAGCGCCTGGCAGCCATGTTTGAGTTTTTACCGAC ttcagccCGAGCCTCCGTCGGTCCCTACAGGGAGGGCGGGGGCTGGCGAAGCCCCGCCCCTCATAAAGGAGTGTCCCGGCCAATCGTTTCAGGCGCGGCGTCTGCTGCGACATTTAAAATCGAGCCTGACGGACGCCGACGACGTC CTGCTGGAGCCGTACCTGCAGAGCTGGGACCAGCTCCTCAA TTTCATGGAGTCTCTCGGGACGATGGTCAGTTTTTTCTCtcagaaagtgaaagaaaaagtcGTCCTGATTCGACGGCTGACGctcaaaaacagcacagaggCTCATGGGAAACGCGGTCCGTCCGACAGCTCTAGACTACAACCACCAGCATCGTTTGGACTCAAAACCGGG GCGTATCGCTCGGTCCGATCCATGGTGGGGGCGGAGCTAAAAGCGGGCGTGGTGGACTTCTTCGAGCGAACAGATTCGGGCTGCAGGACGCTGCTGCGGCTGCATCGCTCTCTGCTGTGGGTGAAGCTGATGTTGGAGGGTCTGACTGACGGACCGGACGCCGACGGACGATACAAAACCCCCGGAGAGCTCGGCAG GGACGCCTACCGGGTGGCGTTGGCCCCCCACCACCCCTGGATGCTCCGCCAGGCTGCAGAGGTCGTCTTCCTCGCCCTCCCGGACAGACAGTACTTCCTGCAGCTGGTGTGCGTGCAGAGTCAGGAGGAGGCCACGCCCGTCCTGCACGTCATCATCGACGCCCTGACGCTCGTGCACACGCAGACTCAGACAATCCTGGCAGAGCACGGCATGCTGGAGCTGCCCTGA